A window of Microcoleus sp. FACHB-68 genomic DNA:
TTAATGGTTAATGCCATTGACCATTTCTGCGCTCGCAACAGCATTTCTGGCTCTCATTTTTTATATGTCGATCCCGCATGGCGACCAATTCTTGAACGCCACGGCTTTACAAGTTGGCTGCACCACAGCTACATTTGGCAAAACAATGGATTTGATAGCTTTGATGATTATTTAGGAGCCTTCAACGCGAACCAGCGCCGCAACATCAAACGAGAGCGCAAAGCCGTGGAAAAAGCCGGCCTGCGACTGTTAACCCTCACGGGCGATGAAATTCCCAAACCCCTGTTTTCCAAAATGTATAGCTTTTATGAAAATACTTGCGACAAATTTGGCTGGTGGGGAAGTAAATACTTAACTAAACGGTTTTTTGAACAGTTGCATCACAACTATCGGCATCGAGTTTTGTTTGTTGCGGCTTATACAGAAGCAGACGAACGGCAACCGATAGGAATGTCTTTTTGTATTACCAAAGGCGACCAACTTTATGGGCGCTACTGGGGAAGCTTTGATGAAATCGACTGCCTGCACTTTGATGCGTGTTATTACACACCCATTGACTGGGCTGTGAACCACGGCATCCAAACTTTCGATCCGGGGGCTGGGGGCCGGCACAAGAAACGACGCGGCTTTCCTGCAACTCCAAACCATAGTTTGCACCGATTTTACAATCAGCGTCTTAGCCAAGTTTTGCGGTCTTATATAGGTGAAATCAACGAAATGGAACGGCGAGAAATTGATGCCATTAATCAAGACTTGCCTTTTAGCCCGCAGCCCTCTTAATTTTTTCGTAACCTGGGAACTTTTCTAGAAAAATAACCGTCTCAACAAATTTTTATTATGTAAAACTCAAGGTCTAATCAACCTTTTAAACAATATCAACAAGCCTAACTGCTAAGTTGAAAAAACTCAGGAGAGGCTGAATCGCTGAAATCTTGCCAAAATCGAGATTTTGCGGGCTTTTATGTCCGTAAATAAAAGCCTGTGTTAATGATTCTTAAACCGAATTTTTCGCATCTACCTAAGTGATTAAATTGAACCTTTATGCGGGTATACTCTCAAAATAAGTAGGAACACGGAAATAAATAAGGTTTGCAGTTAGGAGCATCAAAATGGCAGAGATCATCGGCTCATCAAATAATGACTTTATAGACGCCTCAGGTATTAATGCCCTACTAGGTCTGGAGGGAGACGACACGATCCTTGGTGCTAAAGGAGATGACAGTGTCAGTGGGGGCCAAGGAGACGACCTCGTTGCCAGTGACCAAGGCAACGATACCGTGCTCGGCGATGAAGGCGATGACCAACTATTTGGGGGGCAAGGCGATGACCAACTATTTGGCAATATCGGAAATGACGATATTTTTGGCAACGAAGGGAACGACTCTATAGACGGCGGTCTGGGCAATGATACAGGCCGGGGCGGCATCGGCAATGACTTAGTTGCAGGTGGGCAGGGTGATGATCAACTTTTTGGCGATCCAGGCGACGACTTGGTAAGAGGCGGCAGTGGCAGCGATGCCCTTTCTGGCGGCGAGGGAAATGACCGGCTAGAGGGAGAAGAAGACGACGACAGACTGCTGGGCGACGAAGGCAATGACGTGCTTGTGGGGGGTGCCGGTAATGACTCACTCAGGGGGGGTGTTGGCGGCGATACCCTTGATGGCGCTGATGGCAATGATTTTTTACTAGGGGACTTAGACACTCCTCAACCCGTAATCGAACTTGATACACAGGTTCCTTTACCTGGGCTGGAAAACTTTTTGAGCAACGATCTGGCTCAGGATGTGATCGTCGGCGGGGCCGGCAATGATACCGCAGTCGGCAGCAATGGGAATGACGATATCTTTGGCAACTTGGGCGACGATCAGTTGTTTGGCAACCAAGGAGCTGATGATATGTATGCCGGCCAAGGCAACGATTCAATGCGAGGTGGCCAAGACAACGACCAAATGTATGGCGACCAAGGCAACGATGTCATGTTAGGTGATATCGGCAACGACCTAGTCGCTGGGGGAGATGGTAATGATTCTCTCTATGGCAACCAAGGCAACGACGTTGTCTATGGCAACGAAGGCAACGATAGCGCCTATGGTGGTCAGGGTAACGATAGTTTACAGGGCGGTAAAGGCAACGATCAGTTATTTGGCGAGGTTGGAGATGACAACCTCGCCGGTGAATTGGGAAGCGACACTTTAACTGGCGGACAGGGACGCGATATTTTTGGCATTTCTAAAGAAAGTGGAGGCGCAACCGTCACCATTGCAGATTTCGTAACAGACTTTGAAGACACCACTGATTTTATTGAGCTGGCTTCTGGTCTGGCGTTTACCGATCTCAATATCTTTCAAGGCACAGACGTAAACGCAGCGAACACCGTCATTCAAGATAAGCTGACGGGCCAGTTTTTGCTCGTCCTCAACAATGTGAACGTCGCCGCCATCACTCAAGAGGATTTCGTGCCGGCACCTCCCGCACCCCCTGGCCAAGTTGCGCCGCCGGCCCTTGGCACCCTACAGTTTAGTGCGGCAGCCTACCAATACAATGAAAATGGGACACCGATCAGCGTCGCAGTTACCGTCACCCGCACCGGCGGGAGTGATGGGGAAGCTAGCGCACAGATCACACTAGCCGGCGGCACAGCCACACCGGGCGAAGATTACGATAATGCTACACCCACTGAAGTTACTTTCGCCGATGGCGCAGAAACAGCGACAGTAATAATTCCGATTACCCCTGATACTACTCCCAACGAGGAGGATGAAACGGTGACTTTAACGTTAGGGAATGCTGTTGGGGCAAACATCGGTGCTCAAAATACCGCCACTTTGACGATTGTTGACGATGATAAGCCTGGTGTTCTCGAATTTACTGCGCCAACCTTCACGATCAACGAAGACGGCACCACCTCAGCCGCGATCACGGTGAAACGTACCCTCGGTAGTGCGGGAGAGGTAACCGCCACCGTAACCCTGGCAGATGGCACAGCCATCGGCGGTGTAGATTACACCAACACTCCCATCACTGTCAGATTCTTTGACGGGCAAACGGCTGAGCAAACCGTGACCATTGCGATTACGCAGGACGTGCTGGTTGAGGGCAATGAGACCCTGACTGCGACATTAGGCACCCCCACAGGCGGTGCGACGATTGGCACCCAGGCTACGGCTGCTGTAAATATTGCCGACGATGACGTTCCCACTGTCTCGATTGTGGCCACTGGCGACGCAACGGCAGCAGAACAGGGCCAAACGACGGGCGGATTTACCATTACCAATAGTGGCGCAACCGCTGTCGTGGTGAATTACACCGTTGCCGGCACAGCCGCCACCGATAACTCAGATTACACCGTCACCTCTTCCAACCCCGCCGATCTGGTCGGTCAAATTACTGTTGCGGGAAATAGCACGGCAACCCTGACGGTAACGCCGATTGATGATGTGCTATTAGAAGGCACTGAGACGGTGGATGTGTCGCTGACTGCTTCTACCGGCTACAACGTCGATGCCACGAAAAATACAGCCTCGGTGTCAATTATTGACAATGACGTTCCCATTGTTGAGATCGTTGCCGCTAACCCCAATGCCAGGGAAGGGGCAGATCAGGGTCTCTACACAGTCAGCCGCCGGGACGGTGCCGGAAATCCTATCACCACCGGCAATCTTACAGTTAATTACACGAGCGGCGGCTCAGCGAAGGTGAACAATGATTATGACGCCTTGACGGGTACGATTGTCATCCCAGAGGGTCAGTCCACTGCCAACATTACCTTAAATCCCGTTGATGATGCGACTGTGGAGCTAACTGAGTCGGTCAAGCTGACTTTATCCAATTCTACGACCTATAGTGTTGGGCCTTTAAAAGATGCCACTGTCAACATTAAGGACAACGAAACTCCGACGATGGTCATCTTCGCATCTGATGATCGGGCTGAAGAAGCTGACCTAAGCACCGGCTCATTCCTCATCCAGCGTCTGGGTGATCTCAGTGGCTCCCTAACGGTAAATTATGCGGTTGCCGGCACCAGTAGCGCCACCCCGGGTATTGACTACGTCCAATTAGGCAATACTGTGACGTTCGCACCTGAACAGCGCGATGCCTTTGTGACGGTAACAGCGTTGAATGACATCGGCAGCGAACCGGAACCCCCCTATGACGAATTGCAGGTGGATTTAGTAGAAGGCGCTGGATACAGCTTAGGCTTCCCAGAGAGCAACACAGTCTATATCGTTAACAACGGTGGCCTGTAATACCGGCATTTGTAAAATTACCCCTTAGTAAAAATCAAATTTGATTTTTACTATTTCTCCCCCTCTCTGAACTTTTATAGAGATGGGGGAGTTATTTTTTGTAGATATTAGCCAACCCGTTAAACAATTCAGGAATCTTTCTTTCCTGTTAATTGAAGTAGCCCTTGCAAAGCGTCAAGTCTGTTTTACTTCGTGGCTTTATGAAGTAACTGCACCAACTGCACCAGCTGCTCTTTACTAAAGGCTTGGATCAGCGTTTTTGCTGCTGCCTTGGGTTCTACAACCACAACGACTTGCTTTAAACCGGCAGCCGGTGCACCGGCTGCTAGTTGCTGCAAACTGTAACTGGGTGCAATTTTCTCGGCTTTACCAACGACGACTAAATCACTGGCTTGCTTGAGTTCTTTAATCACAAAAGGAGCCAAGATCGCATAAGAATGCTGTGGATGAGAAATTGCTTTATGAGCAGTTTTAACAAGTTTGAGCCAAGTTTCCGCACCGGCATCCATCTTTGCTAAGCCGGCACACAATTTCTGTAACTGCTGGCGACTGGCTGGCGTTTCTTTTTGTTTAAACAGTTGTAACATCTGTTTAAGAACACTCACCACTTGATCACCAAAAACACTCGCGTCTGTACCCGCTTCATCGGACGCGCCTCCAGCGATCCGGCTGTTCAAATAATCTTGAAGTTGAGTAAAAGCCGGTTCGGTTTCTTGAACCACGCGATCTCCTTCTTCCTCCCGCAAGCCAAATGGTCCTTGGAGACGTTCGAGCAAGTCTTTGAGGGCGTCATACCCCTTTAAAAATAGAGCTTCTATCTTTGGATCGACCTTAACTTGATTCTCTTTAAGGATTTTCAAACAATCCTCTAGCCTGTGAGAAATTTGCTGAATGCTGTTGAAACCCAGCATTGCAGCGCCTCCTTTAACAGAATGGGCGGCTCGAAACAATTCGTTAACCCGTTCTTGGTCTGTTACAGTAGCTTGCAGCTCTAAGAATCCTTTTTCTAAGGTTTCGAGGTGCTCTTTGGCCTCCTCTAGGAAATAACCTAAAATCTGTTGCTGCTTCCCGGCATCCACGGCTGTGTTCCTCAACGTGACGATTCTTCGTGGCTATAAATTGCGCTAGTTTTGGCGATGGGGGATAGGAGAATGTTTCCCAAACCCCCGCCAACCCCCCTCTCATCCCAATAGTGGGTTAATTTGGTGTGGGTGCCGGCGTCCCTGGCAGCTGATTTTGGGGGATAAAGCTGGGATCGAAATCGGCAATGCGATCCGCTGCATCAATGCACACAGTCATTGCTTGAGCGGGAACTACATCAATATTACGGCTGAGACCGACCACACACTCGGAATAGCGCTTCGGCAACAGACTGCGCCGGCAGTTGTCTAAAACGTCTGGGGTTAATGAGGCTTGAGCAGTTTTGCTAATATCCACCACGCAAGTCGCTAATTCGTTGGGACGCCGTACCCTGCGGCAAGTCGTCAAGGCATCTGTCGCGGCAATGTCAGTTCTCCGATATATTTTCACAACGCAGCTAGCCATTTCCTCAGGATCGAGGGCACCGGCACAGGCTGGGGCTACTGTTTCTGGAAAAAGACCGGCATTTAACAGTTTAGACGCACAACTTTGATAATTATTTCCGTGCGTGGCAGTAGCCGGCTGCTGGGGAACTGCCATTGCCAGTAACCCGGCAATCACCAACTGCCTTACAGAAAAGCGCATCAAACGCTTGGCTTTTCGGCTGCCGGCCCGATCACAGCCTTGGCCGATCCTGGGGAGATCATAGTGCAAACGATTAAGAGGAAGCATAGCCATTCTAGTTAATGTCCTCAAAATGAATCCAACTTAACACGGGTAAGTCACAGTCGTTAAGGTTTATACTAGAATGTCTGGGTAAAATTCCACCGAAGGATATAGAGAGGAAATTCCATGTCGCGATACAGAGGCCCGCGCCTCAGAATTGTACGTCGTCTGGGCGACCTGCCAGGGCTTACTCGCAAACAGCCGAAACGAGCCTACCCACCGGGCCAACATGGCCAAAACCGCAAAAAACGGTCTGAGTATGCTATCCGCCTTGAGGAAAAGCAAAAGCTCCGTTTCAATTATGGTCTCACGGAACGGCAACTGCTGCGCTATGTCCGCAAAGCCCGCCGAGTCACCGGCTCCACCGGCCAGGTCATCCTGCAGTTGTTGGAGATGCGTCTCGATAACACCGTCTTCCGCTTGGGCATGGCTCCCACCATTCCAGCCGCCCGTCAGCTGGTAAATCACGGCCACATTACCGTCAACGGTCGTGGAGTCAATATTGCCAGCTATCAGTGCAGGCCGGGAGAAATCATTGCGGTTAAAGACAAAGAAGCTTCCCGCAAGATAGTTGAAGCCAACTTGGCCAACCCAGGCTTGGCCCACACGCCCAGCCATTTGGAGTTTGACAAAAACACCTTGGTTGGTAAGGTCAACGGCGTTGTTGAGCGCGAATGGGTGGCTCTACAAGTTAACGAACTGCTTGTGGTTGAATACTATTCCCGCAAAGCTTAGGTCACTTGTCTTTTGTCCTGCGTTTACTGTCTTAGGGCAAGTGACAAAGGACAATTGACTAACCTCCTATCTGTGACATGGTGCGCGTATAGATGCCGGCAGCCGTGCCTGACTCGCGCTGTTTAAAGTTAATCTCTGGTTTGAGACCGAGTAACTGGCGCACCTTCTCCCTCAACTCAGCTAAGGGAACTCGGCTTCGCAGAGCCGTTTTCAAGTCGATCTGGCCAGTTTCATTTAACAAGCACGGTCGCAACCAGCCGTCTGCTGAGAGGCGCATCCGGTTGCACCGATCACAAAAACATTCTGACATTTGACTGATAAATCCTAGTGTGCCTTTGGCACCAGGAATTTGGAATACGTCAGCCGGCCCAGCACCTGTGACTCGCGATTCGACCAATCCCCAGCGATCACTAATTTGCTGCCGCAACTGCGCTGATGGCACCCACCCGCGACCATCAAATAAATCGCCGTTGCCAATTGGCATAAACTCAATAAATCGGACGTGCCACCGGCGTTCAATGGTAAGCGCGGCTAAATCTAAAACTTCCCCATCATTTACGCCCGGAATTACCACGACATTCAGCTTGAGTGGGTCAAACCCCACCCGATGAGCTGCCTGAATTCCCGCCCAAACTTGTGGCCACCGGCTTCGACCTGCTTTACCGGCAATTCGGTCAAAGGTTGCCGGTTCCAGCGAGTCTAAACTGATATTAATTCGCCGCAGGCCGGCCTGATACAAATCTTCAGCCAGATCGGCTAATAAAAATCCATTCGTCGTCATCGCCAAGTCTTCGGTTTCTGACAACTGGGCAATCTGGCCTACCAATTGCACCACATTCGGACGCAGCAGCGGTTCTCCCCCAGTGAGACGAAACCGACGAAATCCAACTGGTATAAAGATTTCTCGAATTAGCGTCAGCAGTTCTTCATTGCTTAGCAAATTCTGCTTCAGGATGTAGTCAATTTCTGCGCCCTCTGGCATACAGTATTGGCAGTTGAAATTGCACCGATCAATCAGACTGATGCGAAGATAATCTACCTGATTCATGTTTTTATCCTGACCCGGCTTGCGAGTCTGACTGCCGGAACTAGCCTGAGTCCATACTTCTAGACTAGAGGCGGTTGATTGGCCGGCTCTCACTTGGGCCAGAGCTGCGGCTCTCTTAATCTTACTTAATATTTACAGTTTAGAGGATTTCAGCGATTTCCCGAATTCTCTGAACTACGGGTAACCGTCTCTCGATTGCCAAACGCCTAATCGCTCAACGATGCTGGACGGGAAAGGGCTGCTTGCGAGTTAATTATGCAAAGTCTTCATTGATAGCCGACATTTCCTTAAATTGTAAAACATTTTGTAACTGAGGAGGCTGCTAGATCAGCTAGCTATTCGCTGCCATAAAAACTTGATTTTCAATAAAAAATTAATAAAATCCCTATAATTTTATCATAAAATGTCCTATATTATAAACTATAAGGTTTTGATAAACTATGAAGATTCTACAAAGGTGTTTTCTGGACAAATGCTTAAATTAAACTACTTGTTCTGGCATTGATTCTTAAAGTTCTCACTAAAGCCTTAATAAAGTTACAATCCTTAAAAAAATGTAAGATTACAATCAAGATAATAAAGAGTCAAGTATCTTTGTGTCAACTTCAGCGTAGCCAAAGGGGCAGAGCGAAGCATTTGAGCGATTTGGCGGTGGCAGGTTAGGAGAAAAAACTAAATTTGTTTACAAAGACCAGTCATCAGAGCGAGTCTATTCGCACCAAAATAGCTTGAATCGAAGGCTAACTGAAAACACTTGTTTGTATTTTAAGTTACAACTAAATCAACAGCAAAACAAATTAAATAGTCTGTGTGTCTAACGCACTGTCAGCGAAATTTTCAAACATTCGGGCAAAACCGGCAGATCGCAGGGTTCAAATTGGCAAGCCAGCAAGAGCTAGAGGATGCAATGATTCCAACAACAATGCCGAAAAGTCAAACAGATGAGCTTGCTACTTCGCCTGCCAAAACACATGGATTTGAACCTTGGCTTGAAGAGGCATTGGAAGAGATTACCCGCCTAGCCGCACAGGTGTGCGACGCACCCATTGCCCTAATCTCCCTTGAAAACGGCTACCAGCATTGCTTTAAATTAAAAGAAAACTTGGAGTTGCCGGCAATTCCTGCTCCCCACGCTTCCAGCGATATCGCCTTTTATGCGAAAATCCCCCTCATTGATGCACAAGGTTCTAAAATCGGCACCTTATCCGTGATAGACTTTTTGCCTCACAATCTGGCAGAACCGCAAAGGAAAGCCCTGCAAGCCTTAAGCCACAAGGCTGTTATTCTCCTCTGGCGGCACCAGTACCCAACCGACTTACCTGGTGAACTTGCCCAATTCGCGCACAAGTCGGCATCTGACACAATAAAACATGGCGTTGATATGGCAGCCGAAGCAGTCTTCTGGATCACCTCAGATGGGCGATGCGTCTATGCCAGTGAAGCCGCCTGCCGGCAAATAGGCTATTCCCGCGAAGCACTGCTTAAGTTGAGTATTTGGGATATCAACCCTGATCTGAGTGCCACAAATTGGGCACAGCACTGGCACACCCTAAAACAAACCGGCTCCTTCACTTTAAAATCGTGTCAGCTCCACAAAAACGGTCAAAATGTGCCGGTGAAATTCACAGGATATTATCTCGAATTAGAGGGCAAGCAATACTGTTGCGCCATTGCCCAGCCGCTTGCTGAGTCCACTGAAACCAAGGCTTCTCTTCCGGCTGTTGAAGGGGTAGTAAATTTAACGTGTGCCGAGTTGGAAAGTCAATTGATCGCCCTCAAGACTCAATTAAACCAGGCAAACGAGCAATTACAAAAAGAGATTGAGGAGCGGAAAAAGGTTGAAAAAGCTCTACAAGAGAGAGAAGAAAGGGTGCAGGCGCTTCTGAATGCGCCGGCAGAGTCAGCCTTGTTGATTGATCCCCAAGGAATTATTCTCGCTACGAGCGAAATCGCTGCCCAAAGATTAGGCGTATCCCCTAAAGAAATCACCGGCAAGTGTATTTACGAGCTACAATCTGCCGAACTTGCTCAACAAAAAAAAGTACAAATTGAGCAAGTCATTCGCACATCAAAGCCTGTGCGATTTGAAGAAGACTATGCAGAAATTTGCCTAGAAAATGTGATATTTCCAGTCTTTGATGATCAGGGCGATGTAACAAGACTGGCTATTTTTGCTTGGAAAATAAGCAAGCCAAAACAAAATATTGAAATAAAAGATTTTACTTCTATCTTGGAATATCGCCCGCTACTTGAGCAGATTAACGAAGGTTTATTAATTGCCGGCAAAGACGGCACCATCGAATTTGTGAATCAGCACTTTTGTGAAATGCTGGGCTACAAAGCAGAGGAATTGCTAGGGCGCTCGGAAGATGACTTAGCAATGGGAGAAGCCGGCTATTGCTTGTTGCAAGAAAAAAGACAGCAATGCAGCACCGGCACTTACGAAGATTATGAAATCGAACTGCGGACAAAGTCGGGAGAAACAATTTGGGTGTTAGTTAGTGGGACGCCGGTGTTTGATGGATATCACTGCCTGAGCGGTTCGATGAAAATTCACACAGACATCACCAAGCGCAAACAAGCCGAAGCAGCACTGCAAGCCTCGGAAGAGTTACATCGAATCACTCTATCTAACATTACAGAAGCAGTTTTTATCACCGATGACGCCGGCAAAATAACATTTATCGGACCCAACGCCCAAGTTTTGTTCGGATATTCAGTCGCCGAAATTCATGCCTTAGGCAAGATTTCCAAGCTGCTAGGAGAAAATATTTTTGACTGGGATCAGCTGAAAACAACCGGAGAAGTTCAAAATATCGAGCGCCAGGTAAGGAACAAAGTCGGTAAGCGTCGCACCATGCTCGTGAACGTCAAGCGCGTCTCCATCCAAGAGGGAACCATTCTTTATAGCTGCCGGGACATTACAGATCGCAGAAAGGCAGAGGAAGCGCTGTATGAAGAGAGAGAGAGCTTCCGCCTTTTACTAGAAAGCGTCAAAGACTACGCCATTTTCATGCTAGATCCCCTCGGTCAGGTGGTTAGTTGGAATCCAGGTGCGGAAGGCATCACCGGCTATTTAGCCTCTGAGATTGTGGGAAAGCATTTTTCTTGCTTTTACACCAGCGAAGAAATTCAGGAAGAAAAACCTTGGAAAGTCCTGAAACAAGCTGCTCTGGCAGGCCGGCTCGAAGAAGAAGGCTGGCGCGTGCGGCAAGACGGTTCGCAATTTTGGGCTGATGTGATCATTACCGTCTCCCGCGATAAATTTGGTTATCTGCGGGGTTTTTCAGTCGTCACCCGCGATATAACAGAGCGCAAGCGGGCGCAAGAGCAATTATGGCACGCAGCGTTTCATGATCCCCTCACCGGCTTACCAAACCGCGCTTTGTTCACTAAATGCTTGTGGAATGCCGTCGAAGTCGCCAAACAGCGCTCTGATTACAGATTTGCCGTGCTGTTTCTAGATTGGGATCGCTTCAAGCTGATTAATGATAGCCTTGGGCACAGTATAGGGGATCAGCTGCTCGTCGCTTTTGCCCACCGGCTGCAAACCTGTCTGCGTCCTGGTGATACCGTCGCGCGTCTGGGAGGGGATGAATTTGCCATCCTCCTCGACAGTATCCACGATGCCGGTGATGCCGACGCTGTAGCAGAGCAGATCCACGCTTCCTTAAAGTCACCTTTTCACGTCAATGGACATGAAGTGTTTACAACAGTCAGCATTGGCATTGCCTTGAGTAAAAGTGAAGTCCAAGAAATTGCTGCTGGAAACGCTTCCGCCTTCACCCTTCACTCTTATAGCCGGCCTGAAGACCTCCTGCGCGATGCTGACACCGCCATGTATCGCGCCAAAAGCTTAGGAAGAGCGCGTCATGAAGTTTTCAACGCCGCCATGCACGCCAACGCATTAGAACGCCTGCACTTAGAAACAGACTTGCGGCGAGCCATCTTAGGAAAAGATGAAGCAGCAACGATAAAAAATGGGGAAAAAATTCTTAATTCTCCTGTCTCTAGTCTCAATACTTCATTCCTGCTTCACTATCAACCGATTGTGTCCCTCAAGACGGGTAAACTCTTAGGTTTCGAGGCACTTCTTCGTTGGCAGCACCCCACACGAGGCTTCATTTCACCAACCGAATTCATTCCCATTGCCGAAGATACCGGCTTGATTGTTCCTCTCGGACAGTGGGTTTTGCGCGAAGCTTGTTTGCAGATGGCCGAATGGCAAAAACAGTTCAACACTCAAGAACTGTCCGTGAATGTGAATCTATCTAGCAAACAACTCACAGCACCGTGTTTAATCGAGCAAATTGATGCAGTTCTCCTCGAAAGTGGGCTAGATGCGACGAGCTTAAAGCTGGAAATTACGGAAAGTTTGCTAATGGAGAATGCCGCAGCCGCAGCGGAAGCGCTCGACCAACTTAA
This region includes:
- a CDS encoding bifunctional diguanylate cyclase/phosphodiesterase; protein product: MIPTTMPKSQTDELATSPAKTHGFEPWLEEALEEITRLAAQVCDAPIALISLENGYQHCFKLKENLELPAIPAPHASSDIAFYAKIPLIDAQGSKIGTLSVIDFLPHNLAEPQRKALQALSHKAVILLWRHQYPTDLPGELAQFAHKSASDTIKHGVDMAAEAVFWITSDGRCVYASEAACRQIGYSREALLKLSIWDINPDLSATNWAQHWHTLKQTGSFTLKSCQLHKNGQNVPVKFTGYYLELEGKQYCCAIAQPLAESTETKASLPAVEGVVNLTCAELESQLIALKTQLNQANEQLQKEIEERKKVEKALQEREERVQALLNAPAESALLIDPQGIILATSEIAAQRLGVSPKEITGKCIYELQSAELAQQKKVQIEQVIRTSKPVRFEEDYAEICLENVIFPVFDDQGDVTRLAIFAWKISKPKQNIEIKDFTSILEYRPLLEQINEGLLIAGKDGTIEFVNQHFCEMLGYKAEELLGRSEDDLAMGEAGYCLLQEKRQQCSTGTYEDYEIELRTKSGETIWVLVSGTPVFDGYHCLSGSMKIHTDITKRKQAEAALQASEELHRITLSNITEAVFITDDAGKITFIGPNAQVLFGYSVAEIHALGKISKLLGENIFDWDQLKTTGEVQNIERQVRNKVGKRRTMLVNVKRVSIQEGTILYSCRDITDRRKAEEALYEERESFRLLLESVKDYAIFMLDPLGQVVSWNPGAEGITGYLASEIVGKHFSCFYTSEEIQEEKPWKVLKQAALAGRLEEEGWRVRQDGSQFWADVIITVSRDKFGYLRGFSVVTRDITERKRAQEQLWHAAFHDPLTGLPNRALFTKCLWNAVEVAKQRSDYRFAVLFLDWDRFKLINDSLGHSIGDQLLVAFAHRLQTCLRPGDTVARLGGDEFAILLDSIHDAGDADAVAEQIHASLKSPFHVNGHEVFTTVSIGIALSKSEVQEIAAGNASAFTLHSYSRPEDLLRDADTAMYRAKSLGRARHEVFNAAMHANALERLHLETDLRRAILGKDEAATIKNGEKILNSPVSSLNTSFLLHYQPIVSLKTGKLLGFEALLRWQHPTRGFISPTEFIPIAEDTGLIVPLGQWVLREACLQMAEWQKQFNTQELSVNVNLSSKQLTAPCLIEQIDAVLLESGLDATSLKLEITESLLMENAAAAAEALDQLKARNIQLCIDDFGTGYSSLSYLQSLPVSTLKIDRSFVSRLDTQDENSEIVKAIVVLANNLGMDVVAEGIETEQQLLQLKGLQCDSGQGYLFSKPLDTKKAEALITSEPQW